Part of the Chelmon rostratus isolate fCheRos1 chromosome 13, fCheRos1.pri, whole genome shotgun sequence genome is shown below.
GGACCAATCGTGTGGCAGTAATCAGCCAAGGCAGCCAATCAAGGGACACCACCTGGTCCTcgttcagtcattcattcattcattccaaacaaacacacaccaccagaCATTTAATGATGGACCACatagatttgattgacagtgaaaGGTTACAGATGTGTCCTCAGCAGATTGAAGAGTGTAGAAGAGTGAAGTTGGCCCTACAAAAGGACTGGATGCCAATTCAGCAGCTAAGTTTCTATGTAAATAAGTATTCCCAAGGTTTGGTTTCCCAGATACTGTTCAGACAATGGACCTGCATTCGTAGCTAAGGTAATGAGATTAGTGCTAAGAACGTTAGTATACATATTCACACctcccagtgttgacaggcaTGAAACAAGTGTgttacattacaaaaaaaagtaatcCGAATACTTGAACACTTCACGTTGTAATTCACCCCCCTGATGTCACTGGACTGTGCTCTGGAGCCAGACCACCTCCAGGCTGTTAGCTTCCAACCAGTTCACCAGTCAGCTAGCATGAACCCATCCCAGTACCACAACATGCTCTTGTTTctgttgagctgcagctgctgcactctTGGAAAATATTGGTCACTTCATATTTTTCCTATCATAGGCAGCATAATGCACTATTCTGGCTCTTTGGTCTtaatatgataataaaacaagctttaaaaatgtgacatttgctagcattgtctgttgttgtgacagAAGTGTGAAATAGAGTTTATGTATGAGATTAGCAAGTGAAATATACTTTTGAGTATGTCATGAAAACATATAATTATATGTTTGATCTGTATAAGTTCATTTCaagtattattattttaattattatactAAAAATGCACTGTAAATATTTAACTTAAATTTTACCAAAGAGATTTCACAGTAATGCATTCATTGAAAGTACACAATTTCAATTTTAAATTGAGtgtaataaaacatatttttgtgtattttataatAGCATAAAATTAATTTACTTGCAATCTGTATGTTTATTTCAAGTGCACTATTACGCTAATAGTGTTTAACACACTGAAGATATACTAGACCAGTATTTGACACAAATTATCTTAAAAGTATAGTTTggaaatttaattttaatttaaaaatatatatattttactgtaGTATATTAAAACTATGCTTTCAGTCTATTTGAAGTAAGTTcacatttatataaatgtgCTGGAAACATACTTTGTAAATATACTTTAAGTATGTTTAAGTatatgatttctttttctcacttgaTTCTTGGAATAATGGCATTGAGATCAATATTAAAATCTTAACATGTACCAACTGGCTTAACTTTAAAGGCTAGTGTGGTTTATTTTACCCTGACTACAAAAGTTAGCCACAATAGATAAACTCACCTTCTcaccatcagcttcatcatgCCAATGAGAGCTTGGTCTTAGGAAAGTAATTTTCAGTAGACAGTTAACTATAAAATTTcataacattacattttttgttCCTTTGATGCTGAATGAAGACATAGGAAAACCCATCAAAGGATTGACTCTGTCCCTTATAACCCCTAATTAGGCTAGAAATAAGGATTCTGGGTGTGTACGTGAATGTTAATGAAACCATATAGGATAGAAACCCAGATAGTTAACTATCAGTAGAATAGgatagatttttgtattttttattgactttttgaatgtctctctctcatattAGTGAGAAAGCGGTATATAGACAAATCATATTGATATGATCTGGAATTAAATAATCCAGACTCAATGTTTTTACTcaaaaaagtaaataagtaagATGAGGGAATATGTATAATTTCTATATCTAAACACTATTCAATCAACTACATCTTGATGAATTCCTCTGTATGcttgtcatgtctgtgtttgcctcCTGAAAGCTGAGTATAAAGTTCAGTGGCTGCTTCTGTTTGTCTCAGTcgggggagaggggaggagtaCATCCACAATCTTACTTCAACCAACCTTCTCTGGTATAATTTGCTGGATGGATCACGTATACATTTATCTTTAGGTTTAACATCATTCATGCTTCTTCAGTACAGGCTTTGATATAAATGTTTTAGTATAGAAGAAGATCTACCAGaaatatgatgtaaaaaaaaaaaaaaaacaaaataaaaaaaacaacactgtacTGCATCAATGTGCAATTACTGCACTTTCTCAGCAATCTTCTTGTTTATTCTTTTGAAACACATGGATGGAAATTTCTTTCTAAATTGAAAGTCTCATATCCTGTAAAGATTCAGTGAAACAACTACAGATATATATTTTGTCTCATTGATGGGGTCATGGAAAACTCAACAGAAATCgtgtcatttgttttgattaTGTATGGTAACATAGGAAAATTTATGTATCTATATTTCATTCTGGCAATGCTATGTTACATATTAGTTATTTTTGCAAACACCATTCttattgtcattatttatgTGGACAGAAATCTGCATGAGCCCATGTAtctttttttgtgcaatttgtttgttaatgaaaTATATGGAAGCACATCTTTGTTGCCTTGTTTGATGGTACAGATCTTGTCAGAGACtcatgacatttctgttttttactgCTTCcttcaaatatttaacattcaTACATATGTAGCTATTGAATTTGGGACTTTGACAACAATGGCATATGACAGATATATATGTATTTGTAAGCCTTTACATTACAATGTCCTAATAACTAAAAGAAAATCACAGATTGCCATGCTTGTtatttggacattttcttttgtaGAGGTTGGAGTTTTACTGTCATTCACTATTCATTTAAAGCTGTGTGGGGCTATTATTGACAAAGTTCATTGTGATAATCATCTTGTAGCTGAGCTTTCTTGTTCACCGGACAGAACAGTGTCATATATTCATGATCTTGTTTTTGGCCTTATCTtcactgttgctgctcctctcagtTTCATGTCATTCACTTATGTAAagattttgtctgtgtgtttgaaagcttCCAAAGAGACCAAAATGAAGGCTTTTGATACCTGCGCTCcacattttgtttcacttaTTAGCTTtgtctttgcctgtttttataACCTGATCAGTCAAAGATATGACATGACATTTGTTCCACTGGAGCTACGTGTTATTTTGTCAATGTATGGACTGATCATTCAGCCTCTTCTAAATCCAGTGATATATGGCCTGAAGTTGTCAAAAATTAGACATGCTTTTAAAAGGTTtgtgacattaaaaacattgcAAATGTGTGATGTCTCTTGTGCTTGCATACAGGGAATTACAGTGTATTTGATTTCCAAAGTTCTTTACTAATGGCTatgtataaatatttaaatggtCTACttaattttcatttgaaatgtttgacaATTGCACAATAGAGATGGTCTTTTTTAATAGCAACAGATAAGAAGTATGGGTGTGGAAATGCTTGTCTCCCATCACTGGAAGTATCCCATTTTATTTAACAATCTTCCGAAATCAGTAAACCATTTCaccaaacaaaaactttttccCACCTATCCATCATTATTTCAAATGGATGATAACAGACAAGGGGTTATGGTTTAAGCTTTAGTTGGATTTAAACCCAGCAGCTGTAACAAAGTGAAATAAGAGGTGATCCATGGTCTGGAGATAGCCTGGGTTTTCTCCAGACCTCCAGCCTCCAACACGAGACCCCTTTTAAAGGCCAGCTGTTGCTGCAGCAATGCCATCTGTCTGCAAGAACAAcaagatgagagacagagaaagagagctgtTCAATAGAGAATTTATTTCTCATCTATTTCAAATAGTTGGATCTACCATTTGCCCTCTTCCAGAAATGTAAAGcagaggaaatgtaaaaaaaaaaaaaaaagtatatgaatgtaaatgactttataatagtataatataatttaaaaagttaaggagggagacagacataTATACCTAGCAAGCGTCTCAGCCTGCAGCCTGGCCTCCTCTGCGGCCTGCAAGGCGGCCTCCTCTTCTGCCCTCTTACGCTCCTCTTCTTTGTGCCTCCTGTCATCATCCTCCTGCTTCTTCCTACTGAGATACTCCATCCTCTCACTCTCATCCATCTCCTGTAGCTtcttgctctcctcctcctgcctcctctcctcttccaggCGCAGACACTCTAGTTCATGGGACAAAACATAGTTTCCAGGATATTAAACTATTATCTACTAACTGGATAATGCAGTTgctgtagttttcttttttattgctgtGGTGCAATTGAAAGTGCATGTGAGTCTACATCGAGCCCTACTCACCTTTgcagtttacaaaaaaaaataatggtaGCAGATTTCAGAGAGAAGTGgacaaaagcaggcttctcCTTTTTATTTGGTGACCATTTATTTTGCCTGCTGAAATGATAACTGTCCCTGGAAATTTTTCGCAGCCATAGATAACAAGCTAATTAGCAATAGCCTCCACCTTCTTCAGCTTGAAGACTTCCTTATCTGCTGGTGTCTACTAGCGGGTTCTTAGATTGCTGCCTCAACAGGCATCAGTGACCTTCTGACCACAGCTCCTATCACCCACCTCTACACCTGAAGGCTTTGGATTGCATGTCCCCAACCTCCCCCAGGATGTTTGAGGTACTGGGAGCCCAGAAGGATGATGGCTTCCGCAGGTGTTGGTGTGGGATGAGTTTAGGGAGGCATAATGAGAGGGACTTTTGATTGGCCTCAAGGAAGTTCTGGGAAACTGTTTGATGACTTAGGAAAGGGAGAGCAGGACGTGACTCAGACTATATTCAGCAGGGGAGGAGAACTCCTGACCCTGAGTGGGGATACTGTCAAGTACAAGAAACAGCACTTTGGGGAGTTCCTGAAACTGACCAACACGTCCTCTGTGAAGGAGGACCTGGTTGAATCCTCATCCATATACCTGGCAGAAGTCTCAACCTGCCACAGCTCCTCTGTGGCAAGTTGAGAGAATCACCCTGAGATGCTGAAGGCTCTGGGCATTGTTGCACTGTCTTGGCTGACATGCCTCTTCAGTGTCACATGGGGGTCGTTGACAGTACCTGCATACTGGCAGATTGGGGAGAGGTTTCTAATTTTCAAAAAGGGGGACCAGAGGGTATGCTCCAATAAGGGTTGTTGAGGGGGGTCATGGGAGTTTGACCATCCAGCCTACAcgtgttttgtggacttggagacGGCTCACAACCATAGCACACAAAGGGCAAGGAATGACAGATTTGCAAATTTCGAACATTACTGGCATGACAGAGCAACCTCCATAAAGCAGAACTAACCTGTAGAAAAAAGGAGGACAACTCCAATCAGCCAGATGTCCACGAAAAGATGTCCAACAGAGTGCTCACCCAACCAGAAAAGGAAGTCTTAGCTAAGGGTTTGAACTTTGCAGTTACACCAGAACAGATACCAGTGGTAGACCTCATCACGGCCACAGAATCAGCCATCAGGAACAACAAACTGGCGGCTACAGAAGCAGAAACAACTCAGGTTGAAGGTATCAGCTGCCCTTGCCAGTGCTAAAGCACCACCTTCCAACCTAACCTTCCAAGAAAGGAAGGCACTGACATCACTACAGAGAGACTGGAAC
Proteins encoded:
- the LOC121616274 gene encoding olfactory receptor 10J5-like; this translates as MENSTEIVSFVLIMYGNIGKFMYLYFILAMLCYILVIFANTILIVIIYVDRNLHEPMYLFLCNLFVNEIYGSTSLLPCLMVQILSETHDISVFYCFLQIFNIHTYVAIEFGTLTTMAYDRYICICKPLHYNVLITKRKSQIAMLVIWTFSFVEVGVLLSFTIHLKLCGAIIDKVHCDNHLVAELSCSPDRTVSYIHDLVFGLIFTVAAPLSFMSFTYVKILSVCLKASKETKMKAFDTCAPHFVSLISFVFACFYNLISQRYDMTFVPLELRVILSMYGLIIQPLLNPVIYGLKLSKIRHAFKRFVTLKTLQMCDVSCACIQGITVYLISKVLY